The Plutella xylostella chromosome 12, ilPluXylo3.1, whole genome shotgun sequence genome includes a window with the following:
- the LOC105382198 gene encoding polyserase-2 translates to MRSFIILLAVISVALAASVPAAAQQRIVGGRPTTVNKYPFVANIQYDAFGIAFSATCGGSLISATAVLTAAHCVAFPASYYSVRLGSSDPFSGGTVYNVTSYVVHPDWTGLDEGDVAILKLARPVIFSDVIRAARIPASVYPIADGTELTAIGWGDLYAGGPAPEILQEVQLNKVNTSVCAERYTALNATLTSPLPTVTDRMICAGTDAGGKGTCNRDSGGPIILNDDIVVGVVSWGYCPDTSYPGVHSLVSAYSEWIVENASSMHSTITFFTVISVALAASVPAPAQQRIVGGRPTTVNKYPFAANIQINEFGIVWDSACGGSLISATAVLSAAHCFGFPARSYGVRLGSSSAISGGTVYNVASYVRHPEYTNLVENDVAILKLARPAIFSDVVKAASIPARVYPIADGTELTAIGWGILNSGSTKPEILQEVQFNKVNTAVCAERYRALHANTTLENRKVTDRMLCAGGDGGKATCSGDSGGPILINGDIVVGIVSWGHPNCFEPMYPSVNSLVSAFSDWIVENAS, encoded by the exons CGGCGTCGGTGCCTGCAGCAGCGCAGCAGCGTATAGTCGGCGGCCGACCCACCACAGTCAACAAGTACCCGTTTGTTGCGAATATTCAATACGATGCATTCGGCATAGCATTCAGCGCCACATGTGGGGGAAGCTTGATCAGTGCCACCGCTGTACTGACCGCTGCTCATTGTGTTGC atttCCAGCCAGCTATTATTCCGTAAGACTTGGAAGCTCTGACCCATTCAGTGGCGGAACCGTCTACAATGTAACCTCATACGTGGTCCACCCTGACTGGACAGGACTCGACGAGGGTGACGTGGCGATACTGAAACTGGCCAGGCCTGTAATATTCAGTGACGTCATAAGAGCTGCTCGCATCCCAGCCAGTGTGTATCCGATAGCAGATGGGACTGAATTGACTGCGATTGGTTGGGGCGATTTGTAT GCTGGAGGTCCTGCCCCGGAGATCCTGCAAGAAGTCCAGCTCAACAAAGTGAACACGTCAGTTTGCGCCGAACGCTACACAGCCCTCAACGCTACATTAACTAGCCCGTTACCTACAGTTACTGATAGAATGATATGCGCTGGCACCGACGCCGGCGGCAAGGGTACTTGCAACAGAGACTCGGGAGGTCCCATCATTCTGAATGACGACATCGTAGTTGGAGTCGTCTCTTGGGGTTACTGCCCTGATACATCGTACCCCGGTGTCCACTCACTCGTCAGTGCCTATAGTGAATGGATTGTTGAAAATGCTTCTT CAATGCATAGCACTATAACTTTCTTTACGGTGATCAGTGTCGCTCTTG CGGCGTCGGTGCCTGCGCCAGCGCAGCAGCGTATAGTCGGCGGCCGACCCACCACAGTCAACAAGTACCCGTTTGCTGCGAACATCCAAATCAATGAGTTCGGCATAGTATGGGACTCCGCATGTGGAGGTTCCTTGATCAGTGCCACCGCTGTGCTGTCCGCTGCTCATTGCTTCGG ttttcCAGCCAGGTCATACGGCGTTCGACTTGGAAGCTCTTCCGCTATCAGCGGAGGAACCGTCTACAATGTGGCTTCATACGTGCGCCACCCAGAATATACCAATCTTGTCGAGAATGACGTGGCGATACTGAAACTGGCCAGGCCTGCAATATTTAGTGACGTAGTAAAAGCTGCTAGCATCCCAGCACGTGTATACCCGATAGCAGACGGGACTGAATTGACTGCGATTGGTTGGGGAATTTtgaat TCTGGAAGTACTAAGCCGGAGATCCTGCAAGAAGTCCAGTTTAACAAAGTCAACACGGCGGTTTGTGCCGAACGCTACAGAGCTCTACACGCTAACACAACTCTTGAGAATCGTAAAGTCACCGATAGAATGTTATGCGctggcggcgacggcggcaaGGCTACTTGCAGTGGAGACTCGGGGGGTCCCATCTTAATAAATGGCGATATTGTAGTTGGAATCGTCTCCTGGGGACACCCTAATTGCTTCGAGCCGATGTACCCTAGCGTCAACTCACTCGTCAGTGCCTTTAGTGACTGGATCGTTGAAAATGCTTCTTAG